One window from the genome of Babylonia areolata isolate BAREFJ2019XMU chromosome 11, ASM4173473v1, whole genome shotgun sequence encodes:
- the LOC143287158 gene encoding uncharacterized protein LOC143287158 codes for MASSSPPFTNTTTLATPSDMARSSDVDIQHIILYLTLSFFSVLGVVGNAIAFYIFFKRRNSSTSVIFILALAGTDFVTCLVTVPFTMVFEALHYRMYYDGLCKLYMFFVTSTIPFSSLIMTGIAVDRYFCICHPFLHVLNVQRARLAVLCLALPAFTFGVITAMSYGLFLVQDSLLLNGTFLLGTNLTREEVQPPALFLNVSDVPGAVPPGHMIDTDVVVVGGTGNASGGSGVVVPVRGYRQLVQNAECIRNTFYFSEQFQTWYHYTYTSCYLMCFVIVMALYVLIYKSILSRRAMKAKRRKKNYYTSVANTDNAHAPPRGNTAAPPDPKNRTQAEGDTVLSELNGNNAGDAGRVPKRRGSANRDRNLYANIKTAMMLFVVTLVFIVAFAPSCFIAHGIIPMQLNVFYMYFAYNVANPFIYAFMNQSFREDLKKLLKRS; via the exons ATGGCGTCCTCCAGCCCCCccttcaccaacaccaccacactggCCACGCCCTCAGACATGGCCCGGAGCTCTGACGTGGACATCCAGCACATCATCCTCTACCTGACGCTGTCCTTCTTCAGCGTGCTGGGCGTGGTGGGCAACGCCATCGCCTTCTACATCTTCTTCAAGCGACGCAACAGCAGCACATCGGTCATCTTCATCCTGGCCCTGGCCGGGACTGACTTCGTCACCTGCCTCGTCACCGTGCCCTTCACCATGGTGTTTGAAGCCTTGCACTACCGGATGTACTACGACGGGCTGTGCAAGCTGTACATGTTCTTCGTCACCTCCACCATCCCCTTCTCCTCGCTCATCATGACGGGCATCGCCGTGGATCGCTACTTCTGCATCTGTCACCCCTTCCTGCACGTGCTCAACGTTCAGCGGGCCCGCCTGGCCGTGCTGTGCCTGGCCCTGCCGGCCTTCACCTTCGGCGTCATCACGGCCATGAGCTACGGGCTGTTCCTGGTGCAGGACTCGCTCCTCCTCAACGGGACCTTCCTCCTGGGCACCAACCTGACTCGGGAGGAGGTCCAGCCCCCGGCCCTCTTCCTCAACGTGTCCGACGTGCCCGGCGCCGTGCCCCCCGGGCACATGATCGACacggacgtggtggtggtgggggggaccgGGAACGCCAGCggagggtcgggggtggtggtgcCCGTGAGGGGGTACCGGCAGCTGGTGCAGAACGCGGAGTGCATCCGCAACACCTTCTACTTCAGTGAGCAGTTCCAGACGTGGTACCACTACACCTACACCTCCTGCTACCTCATGTGCTTCGTCATCGTCATGGCTCTCTACGTCCTCATctacaag tCCATCCTGTCCCGACGCGCCATGAAGGCCAAGCGACGCAAGAAGAACTACTACACCAGTGTGGCCAACACGGACAACGCGCACGCCCCGCCGCGCGGCAACACCGCGGCGCCGCCCGACCCCAAGAACCGAACACAGGCCGAAGGCGACACCGTGCTCAGCGAGCTCAACGGCAAcaacg CGGGGGATGCGGGCAGGGTGCCCAAACGTCGGGGCAGCGCCAACAGGGACCGTAACCTGTACGCCAACATCAAGACGGCCATGATGCTCTTCGTCGTCACCCTCGTCTTCATCGTCGCCTTTGCCCCTTCCTGCTTCATCGCTCATGGCATCATCCCCATGCAG CTGAACGTGTTCTACATGTACTTTGCCTACAACGTGGCCAACCCTTTCATCTACGCCTTCATGAACCAGTCGTTCAGAGAGGACCTCAAGAAACTTCTCAAACGCTCTTGA